TTAAAACTGTTGCAACTTTTAAAGTAAAATCAtagtaatttaaatcaaaatcatTATAACTTTTAAAGCaatatcataataataataataatatagcaAAATTCTTATTTAGGCTCGGTTAATTAAGAATCCAAGATACGAATATGTGATACCATATATTTAACAAGTGGATCTACCATATACCTCATATCTAAGCATAAAAAATTCACTAATATAATTGAATATTACTATAATTAAGGGATTGAATTCattatgaaagcaataaatgtatTTAAGCAGCTAGAACTATTGTAGCTTAGTTTGGCATTCCTATGAAATAGGATTGTGTTATAAAAGTCCATAatcattaaagattttttttttccattttttagtTGATAGTTTATTATCACTTTTATAatgagttattttattttatataattattttttataatttaattatttctaattataaatttattgatACCAAGCACTTAATGAACTTGTTTATTTGATACTAAAttgtataataaaaaattaacaaGTGTTGGGTGTAGTGATAATTATATAAGGTTTACTACGCCCCCAAGAGGAGAATTTAAGTTCGATCATTGCAAAAAGCATTGTTGGAAGGGACCGTAAAATGGATAtaatgtaaaaataaaataaaataaaataaaattatatagtaCAAACTCATTCTTTTCTAAATACAAAACTCATACCATGTAAATAGAGAACTCAAACCAAACTTGAAACGTTActctatatttttatttatagattaataaaattaaacaaatgGATAAGCAACACAaaacaatttattttaatttagtacAACTTACTTCCCAATTAATTTGTGAGATACTTTATTTATGGTTGCTTCCATATTCATAATAGAAAATGCTTCAACTTCAAGCATATGTATTAGCCACTTCATTGAGAATCTGAAAGAGCTCAATAGGCTTTGAAAGCATCAGCTTATGATCACCACCAGGGACAACATAAACCTTGTCTGGTTTATAATTTTCTATCTGCCAGAGATGAAATTCTGGTAAAAATATTTTGTCTTCATTGCTATACACATAAATTCTCTTGATTGATCCGTAACCTTTCTTAGTGAAGAATTTTCTCTTAGCTAAAATATTTTGAAACAATGATCCCTTCCTTACCAACTTGGTTGCCAGTACATAAtccttaaaaggaaaaaaaaaagaaaaagaaaaatacattAGCATAACAATAGCATTAGTATTTTTATTCATAATTTTAGGATAATTATTTTCTCTTTATAATATAGTTTTTAGTATAACCAGTTCTTATTGAAACTCAAACTTGAGATAATATGACTAAGTTAAAATTAATTGGTAATCATCTCTCTTATTCCtattgttatttttttctttatatgaTTTTAAGGGAGTGAAAATATATAAGGGATGTGAAGGAAATTGGTCAAACTATGTtttaaaattatcaataaaacAAGTTGACGTGATAATTATGTCATATTTCTAGTCACGAGTGAAATTAATCTATATATAGATAATGGAGAAAATTTTGCCTAGATTCAGTCTATTATGAACTTAAAACACAATATTTATAGTAGGACTCATACGTAAAATAGATGAAACTTAGATGTTTATGTTTTGAGTTCATAATAAAACATGTATAGTTGAGTTTTTCCTTAGATGTTTATGTTTTGAGTTCATAATAAAACATGTATAGTTGAGTTTTTCCTATAGGTGATATATACCTCAATAGGGCAGTTAGTATATATATTCTCCTTCATAAGTTCGAAGCCAAGATTCAATGCAGTTATATTCTCGCCGTTGTTATCGTAGGCTGAATACACGGTGTCTTTCCAGTCAGGAAAGACCTGCAAGAGCTGTGTAATAAGAGAAACAAAGAAAACAAAAGATTAGTTTTgttcaataattttgattttcagAAAAACAAATTAAAGCAGAGATGAACAGAAGCAAAGGTACCTTATCCACAACATAAGCAGGGTTGTGCTCGATATCTGGCATAAGGGAATTGTGGAAAACAGCAGCTGCAATCTTTTCAGGGTATTTATCTGCAACAATAGCAATATTGAGTCCTCCACAGCTCTCGCCAACAAGTATAACCTTTTTTCCTTTGGGGATTGAAGCCATATACGTCAACAAGGGTTCAGAGTAGTCATCAAACGAGCCAATCTGCTCAATTTGTCTTTGGTCAATACCACTGGCTGCGAGGTCCAGTGTTGTTACGTTGTGGCCAGCAGCCTCCAGCAATGGTACGAGTTTGTACCAAACCCAAGCACCATGGCATATGGTATGAATGAGAACAAAATGCGCGAGTGCCATTTTCTAATCAGCTATTCTGTATGGTGCAGCCTGCGTTGCATGAATTatttatagagagagagagagagagagagagagagagagagagatgtgaatgctcataataataataatatctcaAACAAGATTGTCTGTATGTCAACTCTCTCTTTTGAAATAAAAACAAGAGTAGCCTTTCTGATCTTTACGTTGCTTGCGCTCCTGTTCAATGCATTAAATCAGccaatttttcttttctataATTTGCCTTTATTTAAGTTGCAAGGAATATGTGGTTTCAAAAAAAAGTTGCAAGAGTATGTcttttaatattttagttatcTTCCTTGCAAAGATATCTAGTCCAATATAAAAAATGTGTAGTGGGatctacttattaaatatataagttctatata
This sequence is a window from Hevea brasiliensis isolate MT/VB/25A 57/8 chromosome 10, ASM3005281v1, whole genome shotgun sequence. Protein-coding genes within it:
- the LOC110641290 gene encoding (S)-hydroxynitrile lyase-like — encoded protein: MALAHFVLIHTICHGAWVWYKLVPLLEAAGHNVTTLDLAASGIDQRQIEQIGSFDDYSEPLLTYMASIPKGKKVILVGESCGGLNIAIVADKYPEKIAAAVFHNSLMPDIEHNPAYVVDKLLQVFPDWKDTVYSAYDNNGENITALNLGFELMKENIYTNCPIEDYVLATKLVRKGSLFQNILAKRKFFTKKGYGSIKRIYVYSNEDKIFLPEFHLWQIENYKPDKVYVVPGGDHKLMLSKPIELFQILNEVANTYA